The following are encoded together in the Anoplopoma fimbria isolate UVic2021 breed Golden Eagle Sablefish chromosome 13, Afim_UVic_2022, whole genome shotgun sequence genome:
- the LOC129100695 gene encoding aldehyde dehydrogenase 1A1-like isoform X2 yields the protein MPIPGPHIQYTQLFINNEWHESCSGRKIPVYDPATGKLLCEVEEADSVNVDKAVRSARAAFQMGSPWRSMDASDRGLLLNKLADLVERDRLLLATLEALDSGKVFLMAYFVDLMATIKTLRYYGGWADKIQGKTIPVDGEYFTYTRHEPIGVCGQIIPWNFPVMMFAWKIAPALCCGNTVVIKPAEQTPLSALHMAALIKEAGFPPGVVNVVPGYGQTAGSAISHHMDIDKVAFTGSTDVGKLIQKAAGDSNLKRVTLELGGKNPNIVFADCNLEYAVEQAHSGLFFNQGQCCLAGSRVFVEEPIYEEFVHRSVEKARSKVLGNPLLPGVEQGPQIDQKQFDKIMELIESGKREGATLECGGSAWDQQGLFIQPTVFSNVTDDMRIAKEEIFGPVQQIMCFRSTHEVIQRANATHYGLAAGVFTNDIDKALTVSSALQAGMVWVNCYNAMSAQCPFGGFKMSGNGRELGEYALQEYTEVKAVTIKISQKNS from the exons ATGCCAATCCCAGGCCCCCACATTCAGTACACTCAG CTGTTCATCAATAACGAGTGGCATGAGTCCTGTAGCGGGAGAAAGATTCCTGTGTACGATCCCGCCACAGGGAAGCTGCTTTGTGAAGTGGAGGAGGCTGACTCAGTGA ATGTGGACAAAGCAGTGAGGAGTGCCAGAGCTGCCTTCCAGATGGGGTCTCCATGGCGATCCATGGACGCATCAGACCGAGGTCTACTACTTAACAAACTTGCTGACTTAGTGGAGAGAGACCGTCTACTATTGGCA acACTAGAGGCTCTGGACTCCGGCAAAGTGTTTCTCATGGCATATTTTGTAGATCTTATGGCCACAATCAAAACCTTGAGATATTATGGTGGTTGGGCAGACAAGATTCAAGGCAAAACCATCCCCGTGG atggagAGTATTTTACTTACACAAGGCATGAACCCATTGGGGTATGTGGCCAGATCATTCCT TGGAACTTCCCAGTGATGATGTTCGCGTGGAAGATTGCTCCTGCTCTGTGCTGTGGCAACACTGTAGTCATCAAACCCGCTGAACAGACCCCATTATCAGCCCTGCACATGGCTGCACTCATCAAAGAG GCTGGGTTTCCTCCAGGAGTGGTGAACGTGGTGCCAGGTTATGGTCAGACAGCAGGCAGCGCCATTTCCCACCACATGGACATCGACAAAGTAGCCTTCACCGGATCTACTGAT GTTGGGAAACTCATCCAGAAGGCTGCCGGTGACAGCAACCTGAAAAGAGTTACACTAGAACTCGGTggaaaaaacccaaacattgTCTTTGCTGACTGTAACT TAGAGTACGCGGTGGAGCAGGCTCACAGTGGCCTGTTCTTTAACCAGGGCCAATGCTGTCTGGCTGGATCCAGGGTGTTTGTAGAGGAACCAATCTATGAAGAGTTTGTCCACCGCAGTGTGGAGAAGGCCAGATCCAAAGTCCTGGGAAACCCATTGCTGCCAGGGGTTGAACAAGGGCCACAG ATTGACCAGAAGCAGTTTGATAAGATAATGGAGCTGATAGAGAGCGGGAAGAGGGAAGGAGCCACCCTGGAGTGTGGGGGATCTGCATGGGATCAGCAGGGACTTTTCATCCAACCCACCGTTTTCTCAAATGTCACAGATGACATGCGCATCGCTAAAGAAGAG ATTTTTGGTCCAGTGCAACAGATCATGTGTTTCCGCAGCACCCATGAAGTCATCCAGAGAGCCAACGCCACACACTACGGCCTAGCAGCAGGAGTGTTTACTAACGACATCGACAAAGCTCTGACAGTCTCTTCTGCTCTGCAGGCTGGCATGGTCTG ggtgAACTGCTACAATGCCATGAGTGCTCAGTGTCCCTTTGGTGGCTTCAAGATGTCTGGAAACGGCAGGGAACT ggGGGAATATGCTCTTCAGGAGTACACAGAGGTCAAGGCAGTCACCATCAAAATCTCACAGAAGAACTCATAA
- the LOC129100695 gene encoding aldehyde dehydrogenase 1A1-like isoform X1 produces MSSQPYNGHQQQSDNVCNQQGPNQNHKPEHVDGPEMQNLPMPIPGPHIQYTQLFINNEWHESCSGRKIPVYDPATGKLLCEVEEADSEDVDKAVRSARAAFQMGSPWRSMDASDRGLLLNKLADLVERDRLLLATLEALDSGKVFLMAYFVDLMATIKTLRYYGGWADKIQGKTIPVDGEYFTYTRHEPIGVCGQIIPWNFPVMMFAWKIAPALCCGNTVVIKPAEQTPLSALHMAALIKEAGFPPGVVNVVPGYGQTAGSAISHHMDIDKVAFTGSTDVGKLIQKAAGDSNLKRVTLELGGKNPNIVFADCNLEYAVEQAHSGLFFNQGQCCLAGSRVFVEEPIYEEFVHRSVEKARSKVLGNPLLPGVEQGPQIDQKQFDKIMELIESGKREGATLECGGSAWDQQGLFIQPTVFSNVTDDMRIAKEEIFGPVQQIMCFRSTHEVIQRANATHYGLAAGVFTNDIDKALTVSSALQAGMVWVNCYNAMSAQCPFGGFKMSGNGRELGEYALQEYTEVKAVTIKISQKNS; encoded by the exons ATGAGCTCTCAGCCCTACAATGGTCACCAGCAGCAGTCTGATAACGTGTGCAACCAACAGGGTCCAAACCAGAACCACAAACCAGAGCATGTAGACGGACCTGAGATGCAGAATCTGCCCATGCCAATCCCAGGCCCCCACATTCAGTACACTCAG CTGTTCATCAATAACGAGTGGCATGAGTCCTGTAGCGGGAGAAAGATTCCTGTGTACGATCCCGCCACAGGGAAGCTGCTTTGTGAAGTGGAGGAGGCTGACTCA GAAGATGTGGACAAAGCAGTGAGGAGTGCCAGAGCTGCCTTCCAGATGGGGTCTCCATGGCGATCCATGGACGCATCAGACCGAGGTCTACTACTTAACAAACTTGCTGACTTAGTGGAGAGAGACCGTCTACTATTGGCA acACTAGAGGCTCTGGACTCCGGCAAAGTGTTTCTCATGGCATATTTTGTAGATCTTATGGCCACAATCAAAACCTTGAGATATTATGGTGGTTGGGCAGACAAGATTCAAGGCAAAACCATCCCCGTGG atggagAGTATTTTACTTACACAAGGCATGAACCCATTGGGGTATGTGGCCAGATCATTCCT TGGAACTTCCCAGTGATGATGTTCGCGTGGAAGATTGCTCCTGCTCTGTGCTGTGGCAACACTGTAGTCATCAAACCCGCTGAACAGACCCCATTATCAGCCCTGCACATGGCTGCACTCATCAAAGAG GCTGGGTTTCCTCCAGGAGTGGTGAACGTGGTGCCAGGTTATGGTCAGACAGCAGGCAGCGCCATTTCCCACCACATGGACATCGACAAAGTAGCCTTCACCGGATCTACTGAT GTTGGGAAACTCATCCAGAAGGCTGCCGGTGACAGCAACCTGAAAAGAGTTACACTAGAACTCGGTggaaaaaacccaaacattgTCTTTGCTGACTGTAACT TAGAGTACGCGGTGGAGCAGGCTCACAGTGGCCTGTTCTTTAACCAGGGCCAATGCTGTCTGGCTGGATCCAGGGTGTTTGTAGAGGAACCAATCTATGAAGAGTTTGTCCACCGCAGTGTGGAGAAGGCCAGATCCAAAGTCCTGGGAAACCCATTGCTGCCAGGGGTTGAACAAGGGCCACAG ATTGACCAGAAGCAGTTTGATAAGATAATGGAGCTGATAGAGAGCGGGAAGAGGGAAGGAGCCACCCTGGAGTGTGGGGGATCTGCATGGGATCAGCAGGGACTTTTCATCCAACCCACCGTTTTCTCAAATGTCACAGATGACATGCGCATCGCTAAAGAAGAG ATTTTTGGTCCAGTGCAACAGATCATGTGTTTCCGCAGCACCCATGAAGTCATCCAGAGAGCCAACGCCACACACTACGGCCTAGCAGCAGGAGTGTTTACTAACGACATCGACAAAGCTCTGACAGTCTCTTCTGCTCTGCAGGCTGGCATGGTCTG ggtgAACTGCTACAATGCCATGAGTGCTCAGTGTCCCTTTGGTGGCTTCAAGATGTCTGGAAACGGCAGGGAACT ggGGGAATATGCTCTTCAGGAGTACACAGAGGTCAAGGCAGTCACCATCAAAATCTCACAGAAGAACTCATAA
- the tmc2b gene encoding transmembrane channel-like protein 2-B: MPPKRKNEAAIKVEDVGMEVDVVSDSGSEDEARRRAKNRRAKPQRKSKPVSDHEEDEEDEEDEAPKKRVRKKKAKPRDSDEEDEEDNQSVKRKSSKASRKKIKEESDEEREEDREKRKKRGTVASKKEKEEHNKEKKGNVKGKQGKNMGGEKDKKKKNGKLSSSSSSSDSGDESLSEGEIAALKEQVEEKKKLITTLRNKPWRMKRRLVLLKEAQDFVEEFEGALGKGKGRKLYAFKVMMAKKLIKFKRDFDNFKTACIPWERKIKDVESHFGSSVASYFIFLRWMYGLNLVLFGFMFGLVVLPELLMGLPYGSIPRKTVPREEQDTAMDFSVLNDFEGFCKYSFLFYGYYNNERTIGVLKFRLPLSYLLVGVGIFGYSLMVVIRTMARNSNEGGDGAEEGEFTFSWKMFTSWDYLIGNPETADNKYASITTSFKESIVDEQENQKNENIHLRRFLRVLANLLITCTLGGSGYLIYFVVKRSQDFAKMEQDKLSWLEKNEVEFVMSLLGLVCPPLFETIAELEDYHPRIALKWQLGRIFALFLGNLYTFLFALFDEVNEKLETEKSIRNATEWALDQYYANYSSHFNTTDVPPPNVSPADVIRGPCWENAVGIGFVKLVVSDIQVSYLTILVGDFLRAVIVRFLNYCWCWDLEAGFPSYGEFDISGNVLGLVFNQGMIWMGAFYAPGLVGLNILRLLSSMYYQAWAVMCCNVPHARVFKASRSNNFYMGLLLLVLFLSVLPVVYTIMTLSPSFDCGPFSGQEKMYDVVMETIEQDLPSFLGNIFTYATNPGLILPAVLLMLLALYYLNAVSKGYQQANLDLKRKMKMARDEEKNRRNNKDSTNQVMKDLEDLLPNKSLIPPPIQEEPPPTDVVTGKGSKSPKVKPGAAAKGVNLQKDVSLAAQNPRAPVTHAPGPRRGHPGNARGPHPGPGRGRGRGGPPRRHES, translated from the exons ATGCCTCCAAAGAGGAAAAACGAAGCTGCAATTAAGGTTGAAGATG TTGGGATGGAGGTTGATGTTGTATCAGACAGTGGAAGTGAAG atgaggcaaggcggagagcTAAAAACAGAAGAGCCAAACCGCAACGTAAATCCAAACCAGTCAGTGATcatgaggaggacgaggaggatgaggaggatgaggcaCCGAAGAAAAGAGTACGAAAGAAGAAGGCTAAACCCCGGGACAGcgatgaagaggatgaggaagacaACCAgagtgtgaaaagaaaaagttcgAAAGCCTCCAGGAAGAAAATTAAGGAAGAGAGcgatgaggagagagaagaagacagagagaaaaggaaaaagcgAGGGACAGTCGCTtctaaaaaggagaaagaggagcatAATAAGGAGAAGAAGGGAAATGTTAAAGGGAAACAAGGGAAGAATATGGGTGGGGAGAaggacaagaaaaagaagaatggGAAGTTGAGCAG ctcttcttcctcctctgattCTGGGGATGAATCGCTGTCAGAGGGAGAGATCGCTGCCCTGAAGGAACAGgtagaggagaagaagaaactgatCACTACATTAAGGAACAAACCATGGCGCATGAAGAGGAGACTTGTGCTACTCAA GGAGGCGCAGGACTTTGTTGAAGAATTTGAAGGAGCTCTtgggaaaggaaaaggaaggaagCTGTATGCATTCAAAGTTATGATGGCCAAG aaaCTAATCAAGTTTAAACGTGACTTTGATAACTTCAAAACAGCCTGCATTCCCTGGGAGAGGAAGATAAAGGACGTAGAAA GTCACTTTGGATCATCTGTGGCATCCTACTTTATTTTCCTGAGGTGGATGTATGGTCTTAATCTGGTCCTGTTTGGGTTCATGTTTGGCCTGGTAGTCCTGCCTGAG CTTCTCATGGGTCTTCCATACGGCTCCATTCCCAGGAAAACTGTGCCTCGAGAGGAGCAGGACACAGCCATGGACTTCTCAGTGCTCAATGACTTTGAG GGATTCTGCAAGTACTCCTTTTTGTTCTACGGCTACTACAACAACGAGCGAACGATCGGGGTGCTGAAGTTCAGACTCCCTTTGTCATACCTGCTGGTGGGAGTTGGCATCTTTGGGTACAGCCTGATGGTTGTAATAAGAAC GATGGCTCGTAACTCAAATGAAGGCGGGGACGGGGCGGAGGAGGGAGAGTTCACCTTTAGCTGGAAGATGTTCACTAGCTGGGACTACCTGATAGGGAACCCAGAGACTGCAGACAATAAGTATGCCTCCATTACAACCAGCTTCAAG GAATCCATCGTGGATGAACAGGAGAaccagaaaaatgaaaacatacatcTCCGACGCTTCCTCAGGGTTCTGGCAAACCTCCTGATCACGTGCACTCTTGGAGGCAGCGGATATCTCATCTACTTTGTAGTGAAACGTTCGCAAGACTTTGCTAAGATGGAGCAAGACAAACTCTCGTGGCTTGAAAAAAATGAG GTGGAGTTTGTGATGTCACTGCTGGGGTTGGTATGTCCACCACTGTTTGAAACCATCGCAGAATTGGAAGATTATCACCCTCGTATTGCCCTCAAGTGGCAGCTAGGACGAATCTTTGCCCTCTTCCTTGGAAACCTTTACACCTTCCTCTTTGCCCTGTTTGATGAGGTTAATGAAAAG CTGGAGACAGAGAAGTCCATCAGGAATGCCACTGAATGGGCTCTGGATCAGTACTACGCCAACTACAGCTCACACTTCAACACGACAGATGTGCCTCCTCCAAATGTGTCCCCAGCTGACGTCATCAGAGGACCCTGCTGGGAGAATGCAGTGGGAATA GGTTTTGTGAAGCTGGTCGTGTCGGACATACAGGTGAGCTATTTGACCATCCTGGTGGGTGACTTTCTGCGAGCTGTCATTGTCCGCTTTCTTAACTACTGCTGGTGCTGGGACCTGGAGGCCGGATTT CCTTCATATGGAGAGTTTGACATCAGTGGAAATGTGCTGGGGCTTGTCTTCAATCAAGGAATGATATG GATGGGAGCATTTTACGCTCCAGGTCTGGTGGGTCTAAACATTTTGCGTCTCCTGTCCTCGATGTACTACCAGGCCTGGGCAGTGATGTGCTGCAATGTTCCTCATGCGCGAGTTTTTAAGGCCTCACGGTCCAACAACTTCTACATGGGCCTGTTGCTGCTTGTACTGTTCCTCAGCGTGTTGCCCGTTGTCTACACTATCATGACCTTGTCCCCGTCGTTTGACTGTGGGCCATTCAG TGGTCAGGAAAAGATGTATGACGTTGTCATGGAGACTATAGAGCAAGATCTACCATCCTTCTTAgggaacatttttacatatgCCACAAACCCTGGACTCATCCTGCCTGCTGTCCTCCTCATGTT GTTGGCCCTCTACTACCTGAATGCAGTATCAAAGGGCTACCAACAAGCAAACTTGGACCTTAAAAGGAAGATGAAAATG GCACGAGATGAGGAGAAGAACCGCAGGAACAACAAGGACAGCACAAATCAAGTGATGAAAGACTTGGAGGACCTGCTGCCAAACAAGTCTCTAATACCGCCTCCCATCCAGGAAGAGCCACCCCCAACTg ATGTTGTAACCGGGAAGGGCAGCAAGTCACCCAAAGTGAAGCCAGGTGCAGCGGCAAAAGGGGTAAATCTGCAAAAGGATGTGTCACTGGCTGCCCAAAACCCCAGAGCTCCAGTGACTCATGCTCCGGGTCCAAGAAGAGGGCATCCTGGGAATGCCAGGGGGCCTCACCCTGGGCCTGGTAGAGGAAGAGGTCGGGGTGGGCCTCCACGGCGGCATGAGTCATGA